The following are from one region of the Escherichia sp. E4742 genome:
- a CDS encoding phosphodiester glycosidase family protein, whose translation MAHRLLIGKGMITLNLKRIFLALTLLPWFAVAADDCALSDPTLTVQAYTVNPQTERVKMYWQKANGEVWGTLHALLEDINSQGQVQMVMNGGIYDESYAPLGLYIENGQQKVALNLASGEGNFFIRPGGVFYVAGNKVGIVRLDAFKTSKEIQFAVQSGPMLMENGVINPRIHPNVASRKIRNGVGINKQGNAVFLLSQQVTNFYDFACYAKAKLDVEQLLYLDGTISHMYVKGGVIPWQRYPFVTMISVEQKG comes from the coding sequence ATGGCGCATCGGCTACTCATTGGTAAAGGAATGATCACCTTGAATCTCAAACGGATTTTTCTCGCCCTCACCTTGCTCCCTTGGTTTGCTGTTGCAGCTGATGACTGCGCACTCTCCGATCCGACGCTGACCGTACAGGCGTATACCGTTAATCCTCAGACAGAGCGGGTGAAAATGTACTGGCAAAAAGCCAATGGCGAAGTATGGGGAACGTTACATGCACTGCTGGAGGATATTAATAGCCAGGGGCAAGTTCAGATGGTGATGAACGGCGGCATCTATGATGAAAGCTATGCGCCGCTCGGTTTGTACATCGAAAACGGTCAGCAGAAGGTGGCGCTAAATCTCGCCTCGGGGGAAGGTAATTTCTTTATCCGTCCTGGCGGCGTTTTTTATGTTGCGGGAAATAAAGTCGGCATCGTTCGTCTGGATGCCTTTAAAACCAGTAAAGAGATTCAGTTTGCGGTGCAGTCAGGGCCAATGTTGATGGAAAATGGCGTAATTAATCCGCGCATTCATCCCAACGTCGCCTCACGCAAAATCCGTAACGGTGTGGGGATTAATAAACAAGGGAACGCTGTGTTTTTGTTGAGCCAGCAGGTGACAAATTTTTATGATTTTGCCTGTTATGCCAAAGCGAAACTGGACGTCGAACAGCTGCTTTATCTTGATGGCACGATTTCGCATATGTATGTGAAAGGCGGAGTAATCCCGTGGCAACGCTATCCTTTTGTCACCATGATTTCCGTCGAGCAGAAAGGTTAA
- the ysgD gene encoding protein YsgD has protein sequence MDTPSRYWLTILSSRINS, from the coding sequence TTGGACACACCCAGTAGATACTGGCTCACTATCCTGTCATCCAGGATCAACTCCTAA